The Nicotiana tomentosiformis chromosome 9, ASM39032v3, whole genome shotgun sequence genome contains the following window.
aaataatcaAAAAGTTTAAATTGTCAAAATCAAAGCTACTAAATTACTAGAATCAACCTCTTATTCTTCtactcttcttgttcttcttcaagattgTCAAAATCTTGAATTCCTCTATTATCTTCATATTGCTCCTCATCTTCCTCCTCCCCCTCCTCTTCCTCTCTTCATGATCACTTTCATCTTCATCAATTAGGGATAGGGATCGACTTGTAGTAGCCACACTTTTTCCCTTCCTAATCGAGCTTGAACTTGAAGTATTCCCCCTTAAACCATAAGGATTCTCCCCAACTCCACTAGCAACCGCAACATCACCCCAAGTGAAATTAGAATCGCCTTCAAATACTTCTTCATCTTCACAATTTTCGGGGACTCCGGTTAGCCACTCATTTGCCTCATCAATATTGTCCAAAAGAATTGGATCAATTAGATTGCGGTGGTTGTAGCAACGCCTCAATGCTCTATTGTATTTTATGAACACTAGATTATGGAGGCGCTTCAAGGTTAGTCGATTCCTCTACTTTGTATGAATCTGCAAACAAGATGTGTCAACTAATTAGTAGGAGTTGGGACAATTGAGATATAATTTACTTTATCTCAAAACACgaaataattctttttatttctcACGTGTTCAAAAACGCTCCAGTTCCTTTCACATCCGGATGAGCTACAAGTTAAACTTAGAACTCTGATGGCGAAAGTCTGTAAATTCGGAGTCTCTACACCATATTGGTCCCACCACTCAACTATAGAAGTGAAAAAAAATTCAAGAGTTAATAAGTATAAAAAATACATTAAAGTTAGAGCTATAAAATATAGAAGCACTTGGTCACCTGGCGATTTCGTCTTTCTTTGTTTAATAGCAAGTCGGAGCTTAAAAAGTCCCTCAGCTGCCTTGTAAATAGCAAGCTGATCTACTATCTTTTCTTGCATGTCTTCATCTGGGGTCAACTTGATAACAACCTCATGGAATCCTGTCCACACTTCTCTAGCCAATGAATTATTCTCATGCTGATCATAAAAGAGTGACGGGTTCAGAATAAGTCCAGCTGCATGCAAAGGTCTATGAAGTTGCTCACTCCATCTTGCATCAATGATCTGAAAGACCTTTGCATATTTCTGCTCATCAGTGAATGATGCTTGAATAGCCTCCTTTGCCCTATCCATAGCTTCATAGAGGTAGCCCATTGGTGGTTTTTGCTCCCCATCCACCAAACGGAGTACTTTAACCAAAGGGCCACCAATTTTAAGAGCATGAAGGACATTATTccaaaaagaataagaaagaataATGCGTGCAACATCTTTCCCTGCACTTTCCTTTGCAAATTTACTCTTGCTCCATTCCTCTGAAGTGAACAACTTTCTCAAATTGGATTTTTGCAAGTGGatactatgtaaagtcaagaaaGCAGTGGCAAACCTTGTCTTGCCCGGTTTCACCAAATTTTTTTATCCGGTGAATCTTCTCATCATATTCAATAACAAGGGCCGCTGAGAAATATAAGAATGTACCGTAACGCCCTGGCCAAAAACTGTAGAGAagggtttttccttgaaaatatccccGAAGATTAAGTTGATACAATGAGCCGCACATGGAGTCCAATAGACATTCTTGTACGCTCCTTCCACCATGCCACCCGCTTTCATATTTTCACTCGCATTATCAGTGACCACTTGAACAACTTTGCTTGGGCCAATCTTTTCAATGGTGTTCTGAAACAAGGTGAACATTTTGATGTGGTCAGTGGATGAGTCGCTAGCATCAATGGACTCAAGAAACAAACTTCCCTTGGGAGAATTCACCAACACGTTAATAATCATTTTCCCAGTTCTTGCCGTCCACTTATCCATCATAATGGAGCAGCCATACTTGTTCCACGACACTTTATGTTCCTCCACAATTTTATTAGTCTCCTCCACTTCCTTATTTAGATAAGGACCTCTGATTTCATGATAAATGGGAGGCTTCATTCCAGGTCCGTATTGACCAACGGCCTCAATAAAGTCTCCAAAAGTGTCAGTATAGTTGACACAATTGAAGGGGAGCCCAGCATCATAGACCCATCGTGCAAAAGCTCTAACTGCACGATCCCTCAAAATGTCCTTAGCAATTTTTTGTACATCTTTTCCACCGCTCTTTCCTTCCGGCTTCTTTGGGAAATAGCAATCTATAGGACCTTTAGTCCTACTCGTACCCGTCGATCCATGGCTTGAAGAGATTGCATCTCTTCCCCGTTTTGTTGGAAGTGACAATTCTTCAAtatcatcatcaccatcatcatcaagATTGGTCACCAATGGTTGATGACTCATTTGATTTTTTTGCTCCTTCTTCTTCTCAACAAAATTCTTTATTTCATCCCTCACCTCCGGTGGACATTTCGGACAACTTGTGACGTTTCTATCGCCACCAATAAGATGGAATTTAAACCGATAAATTCCACCCGTTGTAATCTTGTTACAAAACTTGCATACAATATTTGTATTCTTCTCATTAACTCTATCGCCATATCGCCAAGCCGGGTCTTTATCTTTCGATCTTTGAgacattttgaaatccctattaagatataagaaaatacataatcaaataaactgaaaatacgtataatatatataataattaattttataaaccgaaatacacattaaaaaaatcaaataaactaaaatataacatatataattttctaaaatgaaatacatataaaattaatcaaataaactaaaaacataacatatatataataattaattttatatactaaaaaatacattaagaaaatcaaataaactgaaaatataacatatataaataataattaattttatatactgaaatatacattaaaaaaatcaaataaactaaaatattacatatatatatatatatatataataattaattttctaaagtgaaatacatataaaattaatcaaataaactgaaaaatataacatatataaataataattaactttatatactgaaatatacattaaaaaatcaaataaactaaaatataacatatatatataataattaattttctaaaatgaaatacatataaaattaatcaaataaactgaaaaatataattaattttatatactgaaatatacattaaaaaatcaaataaactgaaaaatataacatatataaataataattaattttatatgctgaaatatacattaaaaaatcaaataaactgaaaaatataacatatataaataataattaattttatatgctgaaatatacattaaaaaaatcaaatagactgaaaaatataacatatactaaaatacatattaaaagtaataaataagaagaataaaaggGGGAAAAAAACAAAATGGGTTAGAGATAAAGGGAAGAAGAAGACGCTGAAGTCTGAACAGTGCAAACTGGACTGTCAGAGTCTCAGAGataaacgaagaagaagaaggaagaaagaaggaaaaagaaagaaaaaaaagcagAATCTGACGGGaccaagaagaagaaagaaagaagaaagaaaaaaaagagaagaagaaaggagaagaagaaaattaCCTGGACTGCTCAGAAATGTCGATGAAGAACCCTAGGCTTTGGTCGACCTTGATCGTAGAAGAGAGAAGAAGAAATGACCAATTTTTGTCAATTTAGGGTCTGTTTTGTATAAAAAAAACAGACCCAaagttttttcttttaaaaaagggCCCTCTTTTTAAAAAAACAGACTCAGTGTCGCTTTTTTAACAGAAGCGATCGCTTCGTCGCTTTGCTCGCTTCGTCACTTCGTCCGTTGAAGCGTGCGCTTCCCTCGGTCGAGTCGCCTCAGGCAGCTAGAAGCGACACTGAGTCGCGTAGCTTCGCGTTTAAAGCGACGAAGCGATCGCTTTTCTAAACACTGCCGTCAATATACattaccttataaaaaaaatattacattTAGAGAACTTCtacttctttttttatttatagaAACTCTACTTTTAAAGAACCCCTAAACTGTCTtaagaaaaattatttaaaattgcAATCAAAGGGCACGAATAAAGGAAAAAAGTTACAGAAGATTCCCAAAACCGACCCAAGCTAGTAAGATTGAGGTGTAGTTGATGGAAAGATATCTATCAGAGTTCTTTTCCAAatgatttctctctctctctctcttgttgGTGTTATTATATGAGTTTTCCCATTAATAGTCTAACAATCTATAAAACCGACAGCAGGTCAGTAAGATTGAGgtatagttgattgattgatattCTATTAGACTTCCTTCTCCAAATGATTTTCTCTCTTGTTTTATTGTTCGAGAATCAAGTTAGTAGTTACATAAGGATTTCCTCCACGTTTATCAGAAATTAGTTTCAACCCCTCCCAATTCTGAATATGTCTAAGGTGGTAAAAAGCTACATAAGCAATTATCAACCAAAGGAAGATCCTAAAATTGCAGTTAATCTTCGAAGTATACTGTACACCGACTTTAATATCATTTACTAACCAAAAATGTAGCATACACACTTGTGCTATTGCCCCAATTGGAAGTCCTAGCTTAGAATTTGGTCCATCGGATATGATATAAAATCAATCTAAATATATAGTTAACTGTGCCATCTAGGTCAGGTCACCTTGACTATTTCACCGGGTATCTAATACTCCACCAGCACAAGTACCAGTAATTCTGCACACAAAGGTTTAGGCAGATGGAAAACAATGACCTAGTATTTTTTTGTCTCTCAAAGGACTCATTGAGCtttaggccacacccttgggtgcaatCAATATATTTTATGGAATATTAAGGAATTTCATAGATGACATCATTGAAGTAGGACCTCAAAGCTTTCTGTAGTAGAGTCCAAGGAGGGGAAAGTAAAGACGGATGTCACACAACTTACATGCATGACAACAtcttaaagaaaagaaaagtttaGTGATATAGAAACTCAGATAATTATTGCTGCAGGCTAGTGGTTTACAGGTTCTCAATTGAAGGAAAGGAAAAACATGGCTAATCACAAATTCTATTCACTTCTTTACATGTAAAAATAGCATTTTGGGGACAAAGGCACTTGTTACTTTGGCAGGACTTTGTTTTAAACCACTAAGTTTCATCTATTTCTTAATTAACTGCATAATCAGTAGGCAGCCCCTTAACTTATTGGAGTTAATTAGCTCCAATATCAATATAACTTTGAGGTCCATTAACAATGTCATAGCAGAAATACAATCAATCAAGAAAGCCATATTAGTATATAAAGAACAAATACGACTAGAAAAAGAGCAAAAGAACGGCCAAACACAAGCGAGATGACAACTTTAATCCATAATGGGTCGTTTGGTTTGACAAGTTATGCAGAGATTACTAATGCAGGGATTGCAATGCAGAGATTATTTGTTGATGAAATAAATCGCCACTAAAGGAGTAGCCAACACAAAACCCACAAGCAAAATGACAACTTTAACACATAactgtaaaaaaataaaaaataaaaataaaaaacacaCACACAAGAAAGGTTATAATATTAACAGAAAAATGCAACTGAATAATAGTGAAAATGAACCTGTAAAGAGTGGTGTTTGATGGGTCTTTCTTGATGGCTTGAGTGTACAAAGCTGCAGCTTTGAGATAGTTCCCAGCTTTGAAGAATTCATTGCCCTTCTCTTTCAGTGTTGTCTCTGCTTTGGCCTCTGATTCCCCCATTTTTGCTATCAGAAATCTTACAGCAATTTGCTGTCTTGGCAATGGAGGTTTGGGTTTACTAGGGTTTTTTGAGATACTCTGTTTCTAGTTCGACATGTCTGTTCGGAACAATCCTCCCTTCATTTTGTTACAATTCCAATTTGGCCCCCATTTCAAGAATTGCCTCATCTAGGGGCAAATTTTacaaattccataactattttttaACCTTGTcaaagaaaaaaaacaagaagaaagaagaaaaacaaattgTGCAGAGAAAGAGTTTAATACATTTAttgattttttatattatatatgAGGTAGTGAAACAAAAAATTTGATTGATATAACAAAAACAATACATTAGAATTGAAATTTTGAATAGTTAATAGACTTAATTAATCTTTAAATTGTTTCAAACATATCATTAGTATAAATATAAAAGGGACTTTTACATGATTATTCAGTCGGAATAAAATATTTACCTTTCTTTATACATTTAAAAGTTTTTCTCTTAAAAAGTTACACAAAAGCAGTTATATACTGTGATACCTTCAGggtataaaatttaaatttttcataattataaaaatatgatataataagCCTAAATTAACATAAATAGCGAAAATAGTGATAACATATGCCAAAACGGCAATACACAATACAATTCCCCAGAACCAACtagtacagagtcataagctctaaactAAATACATAACGTGTTTCAATAAGTACAATATTGtctgaaagtactacaacagtaAGAAATGAAGAAAGGGGAATCTCCAAGGGTCTGCGGCATCCATGCAGCACTACCTTGAATCTTCTCGAACAGACAAAAAAGCTCACTCTCGAAGTCCTCTACCTCTAGCACtcggatctgtacaaaaatatacaaaagtgtAATATGAGAACGGGACAATATATACTtactaagtatcaagactaaccttagtgaagtagtgacaaggtttaAGCCATGTGATATACGCTAATCAGAGAACCTGTACAATATCTCAATTCACTGGCAACGAGAAAATAACAAAATGTGGTACCATAAATACAACAAACAAGAGTTATCAACTCATCTTAGGTAAATCATATTTGACAAAAGAATTATTAGTCAATAACATAGGCATAGATTAGCATGTTAAAAACAACGTGAAATCATGTTGTAGGCAtacaaattttattaaaattaaatccataaaataatttggactatattttaattcaagatatattggtccgaccaaatattatgggctaatataattgaattaattatataatccaatatatatggattaaataaacaagtgttaatccattgggctagcccatttaattggactaaagtgatgagcccacttcattaagcccaagatgtcatattcctagaggcccagtttggtgccacgtgtcaaatgacgttgCACGCCAAGTCAAATGGAAGAGACAATAGAATTgcgccacgtgtcaaaatgacaaggcatgccaagtcaaattaaaaggccaatgaaaccgtGCTACAtatgcaagtgacatgttctggtcAATCAAATGCCACCTTGTCATacttcaatctgattggtcggaaaAAGTTTGTTCCCATCACAACTTTTCCCTCCTATAACTATAAATATGgatcttcataacccagaaagaagaccagaagttataacaagaagacataagggagctcgtggatcaaaggcCACAATTCTCTGCAAACTACAAGTGTTCAAACATTCAAGCACTtcaacacaaatttcaagtattcaagatcaataacgaagccaaatcaaatacaagGCGTTCAAAATCAATGCTACTTGTTCGTGATAAAAttcgtggcaacaatcaaagtgtTCGCGATggataaatcaaattcaaattcaagatcaagcccaaaggcccttgaatttatattggaaaAATAGAATCAGAGGGATCATATAGATTGTAACTCTCAAATTActcgaaatcaaatactacgattgttgcaatatttttcggtctcaattattttcttgatgcaaatttattgtctacaaattctggcatgcccagtgggacaatctctacctctcaacTCAACTTTTtaatcaccaaagttcaagaacatcgaAATGGCTTCACAAATAATTAACTCTATATCAACTTCCAGTAAGGCTGCTAATTCCaagttctatgctgatgtggaaagcatcctcgatgttacctttggaagttTTGGGCCAGTTACAAGGAGCAAAGCAAGCTTTTTAGGACAACAAATACTCTAAGTGTCGTCCATGtcaacccctattttcggatCTTCATCTTTAAAAGGAGCAAGATCCTCTACAAGTACGACCCAAAAAGGGAACGATGTCGCCAAAAGGATCGAAAAGGTTCTTGCCCAACTTAGTTTATCTAACTCTGAGAAACCTTTCATGCAAGCTTATGATGATGACTTGAGCGTTGGATCTACTTTAGTCTCCATTAGTGCGACCTCCAAGCTCTATCCCAATAATGATCTATTTCATTCTTCATCCACTACGGACATCATGTAAGCAATGATTATTGAAGTTTCTACCGTAGAAGAACAACTCGCAAATTTGACGAAAGCAGTTGAAGGCTTGTCAAAGCGCGTGCAAGATCAAGATGCTAAACTTTCTAATTTAATAAATAAGTTGGATAGCATAGTAGAAGGAGGATCCATACAAACACCTTTAAATCTTCAAAGGTTACAAGAGAAATGGGACTCCTTCGAAAAGCAAGCAGCGATAGCTAAGGAGATCCATGTCTCTGCTGAAGGTCTAATTCCTGTTGGGAAATTGAAGGACTTCATCATGGAGGCTATCAAAGATAAACCTGAGTCGTCGTCCAAATTATCTATCACATATGCAAAGTCGTATACGTAAAGAATTGATAACTTGAAGATACATGTTGGTTATCAATCTCCTAAGTTGTAACAATTCGACGGCAAGGGAAATCCAAAACAACATGTAGCACACTTTGTTAAAACTTGCAACAATGCTGGAACGTACGGTGATTATCTTGTCAAATAGTTTGTTCGATCTCTCAAAGGTAATGCATTCGATTGGTATACAGATCTCAAACCTGGATCTATTGATAGTTGGGAGCAATTAGAATATGAGTTTCTTAATCATTTCTATAGCACAAGACGCATCGTAAGCATGATCGAACTTATAAACGCTCATCAATGAAATGATGAGCTAGTTATTGACTTCATCAACCGCCGGAGGAGcttaagcctcaactgcaaagatcGCCTTAGTGAAACTTCTAGCATCGAAATGTGCattcaaggcatgcattggggtcTTCGCTATATCTTACAAAGCATAAAgcccaaaatatttgaagaactaGTAACTCGTGCTCATGATATAGAACTAAATATGACCATAAGTTCCGACCAAGGGCTACCTGTCTTTGAGCCTTACGACGACGAAGAAGAACAAAAAGGCGGGGATGGGGGAAAGTTTTCATTCGAAAATAAAATCGAAAAGTTTATGCATGTCACTATGCTTCTTAACGCATGAGCCTAAcctgcaagttataatgctcctcaacgcatgagcctaaactgtaagttataatgctcctcaatGCACGAGcttaaactgcaagttataatgctctttaacgcacgagcctaaactgcaagttataatgctcctcaatGCATGAGCCTAAATTGCATGTTGTAATGTTCCTCAacacacgagcctaaactgcaagttataatgcttcCTGGTACATGAGTATATATTGTATGTCATAAAGCTCCCCAATTTTGAACTAAATCTTTAAGGCGTAAATCTCTTTAAATTCAAACAAAGTCTTCAAgttgtaaagctcttcaaatttgggCAAAGTGTTCAAGTTGCCAAGCTTTTCAAATACGAGCAAAGGCTCAAGTCGAAAGCTCTTCAAGGTCGAGTAAGGACTTCAAATCGCAAAGTTTTTCAAATTCGAGCCAAATTTCAAAacgtaaagctcttcaaattcggcAAAGTCTTCCAATTGTAAAACTCTTCAAATTTGAGTGGaacttcaagttgcaaagctTTTCAAAATTGAGCAAGTCTTAAAGTTGCGAAGCATTTCGAATTGTAAGCTAAATCATCAAATTACAATGCTCCTggacgcacgagcctaaactgcaggttataaagctcttcaaattcgagcaaaatcttcaagttgcaaagctccTTAAAACATGAGCTTAAATTACAAGTCACTATGCTATTTGACGTATGATCCTAAACTGTATGTTGCAATGCTCCTTAATGCAcaagcctaaactgcaagttataatgcttcgtggcgcatgagcctaaactacatgttgtaatgctcctcaacgcacaagcctaaactgcaagttataatgctcctcaacacacgagcctaaactgcaaggtGTAATGCTCCTAAACGCACGAGCCAAAACTGCACATTGTAACGCTCCTTaatgcacgagcctaaactgcaagttataatgcttcTTGGCATATGAGTATATATTGTATGTCACGAAGCTCCCCAATTTTGAACTAAATCTTTAAgacgtaaagctcttcaaattcgagcaaagtcttcaagttgtaaagctcttcaaatttgagcaaagtcttcaagttataaagctct
Protein-coding sequences here:
- the LOC138899623 gene encoding uncharacterized protein, whose translation is MGYLYEAMDRAKEAIQASFTDEQKYAKVFQIIDARWSEQLHRPLHAAGLILNPSLFYDQHENNSLAREVWTGFHEVVIKLTPDEDMQEKIVDQLAIYKAAEGLFKLRLAIKQRKTKSPVEWWDQYGVETPNLQTFAIRVLSLTCSSSGCERNWSVFEHIHTK